GACAGCTCAAAACCATAAATAAGTAGTCTGCTTCTGTGGGATGTTATCATCCCGAAGCTTAAAAAGAGCTGGCTAATATCAGTTTGAACGAAAACATTAAACCCACGTTGTGGGCAACGTGGGTTTACCTTGTGTAAAAGGTAGGGGCGCGATATGTCGTGCCCCTACCACTTTAGCCCAACCTGAAAATATGGTAGGCGTACAATAATTTTTCTTGCACATTCTAATAGAAAGGTATTAATTTAAAATATGAGATAATGGAAACACTTTTAGAAATATTCTTAAAACACTACAAAGGTAATTTACAAATGGAACTTGAAAACAATTCAGAAAATAAATCCCAAAAAGCAGAGGTGGAAAAAGAGTGGATGTTTCCCAAGTCTGCAAACAGATGGGACACTGTTTTTCGAGTCGTACAACTAGTTTTATTGGTACTGGCTTTAGGCCTCAGTATATGGAATCTTAAGAGTTCTGCAAAATTCTCATCTAATGTTGAAAATCACCTTAAAAATTTTGATACACTTTTTGCCAGTGTGGAGAATAAAATGAAAGCCCTACCTCAGAGTGTCGATAAGTTTGATTCTACTATAAGGGATCTAACAGACGTAGTTGAAAGCCAGCAAAAGGAATTAAGCTCGTCTATCGGTGGGCTGAGAAAAGATGTGGATTTGTTTTCAAATAGCTTAATCTCTTATGAAAGGAAATTAAGTGAAATCGTCGAAGCCAGTGACAAACAACTACAGCTCCTAAAAAAGACTCAAGCAAGTTGGGAGAAAGAAATCTCTAGAAGCCCAAATCTAATATTATTCAAAGATAAGGCTGAAAGGGTTGATAGTAATAAAATACATATTATTCCTGCTATATTGAACAAAGGTGATCAATTTTCTGAAAAGAACAATTTTATTCTAAAAGTCCCTAAAAAATTTAACTTCAAATCTTCAGGTTGGACTCCATATGACTCTTTATCGGACCCACAAACTTGGAGTTATAGACTTAATCAATTTATAGGATATTATAGTGATACTACAAAATGGTTAATATCCAGACCTAATAATTTTGATTTTACTGTTGAATTGCCTGCTAAAAAAGAATTATCCGAATTAAATTTTGATTATACTATTTTTCATGAAAAAGGTTCACAGGATGGCAAGTTAGAGGTCAAACTGCCTAAATAAATATTTACGACTCCCGTGTTCTAAGGACCGCCTATTCTATCTTTTCTTTAGAATCTTTTTTTGTTTGTACAGGGATTTTGAGTAAATAATGTCATGAATAATCAGGTCTAAGGTGAGCCGCATGATTTCCATGAATTGAGAGTTTTTTCTGAAATCTGCGGGTGCTATATGATTAACCCTCCCATCTCTAAGCAAATTTATGCAGGTTTCTTTCGCCTTGCGCTTTTTAGGTTTATATACAGCTATTGCATGACCACCATTCTTAATGGTTACAGTCATACCAGGTACGTCAGTCTCGCCGTCTCCGACATAAACTATATTTCTGAATGGTATTGGCCTGTCCTCCTCTGCCATATGTTCGTTAATCCTCTCATGCAATAACTCTCTTCCTTTGTTTATCCTAAACAGATACTGTGTTTTTATTGTGTCATTGACCAGGACTTTCGGAAAGAGTGGTTTTCCGTACGGATCATGATGATATTCAGATGCAAATATTCTCTCGAATTGTTTTCTTATGGGTATTCCATCAAGTATTTCTTTCAATCCGGCAGATATCAAATAGAATCTCAAGTTTGCCTGACCTTTGCTTCTCGCTTTGACGTAGTCTCTAAGTTGTTTGAAATGTGTCTTAACTCCTTTGAAGTAATCTATTTCCCCTGAAAGCTTTTTTAAATCGGTATCCTTGAACGTTACCTTCGCTCCTTCGGCTTTCTCTATCAATAATCGCATATAACAAAGCATTTGATCAGCGTTTGTTCTCTTCGATACCCTGGCAACTTCCTCCCAAAACTTCTTGGGTTTAATGTTGAGTTCCGGCAACACTGCATATTCCTGCATTGGTTGGGGGGATAACGTTCCGTCAAAGTCGTAAACAATTGCAATAATGTTTTTTTTTTGTAGCGCATTGTGGCCCTCCTTTTAAGATTGGATACATTGAAGCATCATTAGAAACTTATCTAATGTTTCTTAATTTCTGCAGGACATCGTTGACGGTGGGGTCATTTGGATGGTCCTGCACCCATCTCTCCAGGATTTTTTGCGACTGGCTATATTTCTTGTTCATAATATAGAGGTCCGAAAGAGCCCGGAAGTTGATGTCGTTATCCGGGCTTATCTGATAAGCCTGATAAAAGGTATTCTCTGCATCCTGAATTCTTCTCTGACCAATATAGAACAGGCCCAGATACTGAAGATACAAAAGCTGGGGATTTGAGTCATACAGCTTTCTGAGATGTTCCTCACCTTTTTTCAAAAGGGCATCAGCTTCTTGAGTTTTTCCTTCCTGTCTGTTCAGATCAGCTAAGATCGAATAGGTACGGTAATAATCCGGATATACCTGGACGGCTTTTTCCAGCTCAGCTATGGCTTTTCCTTTATCTCCACCGGTTAAATAGACATTACTCAATTCGATAAACATCTCCGGATAACTGATCAGCATTCCAATGGCGTTTTCATCCTTGTAGACTTTCATATCGTTTAAACCCCGGTACTTGTAGACCTCCCATAAGAGCTTATGGTACAGGTCCACATCATACATTAACTTTCCTTCCTCCGGCACAAGTTTCAAGGCAAAACCGGCTTTTTTCAGGTGAGTATCAAGATTTATTCTGCCATCCGGAGGAACGGTGGAGGAAAAAACTATGGAGTACTTCCACTGGTTCGTCATAATTATATTCTCGATCATCAGGTCTTGGACCCGGATTAGTTTTTTGTTTTTCTCA
The Candidatus Zixiibacteriota bacterium genome window above contains:
- a CDS encoding haloacid dehalogenase-like hydrolase, producing the protein MLPELNIKPKKFWEEVARVSKRTNADQMLCYMRLLIEKAEGAKVTFKDTDLKKLSGEIDYFKGVKTHFKQLRDYVKARSKGQANLRFYLISAGLKEILDGIPIRKQFERIFASEYHHDPYGKPLFPKVLVNDTIKTQYLFRINKGRELLHERINEHMAEEDRPIPFRNIVYVGDGETDVPGMTVTIKNGGHAIAVYKPKKRKAKETCINLLRDGRVNHIAPADFRKNSQFMEIMRLTLDLIIHDIIYSKSLYKQKKILKKR